ATTTAGAGAAGACAAAGAGCCAAGCAACACTGACCATCTGTAACAGAACAGGTTACCATCAGAGACCCACCTAGACCTGAACACACCCAGTGACCAAGGGTGCCCACAGAGTAACCCTGGGGTGAAACCAAGAGCCAGAGCCTAAGTCCTCTGCCTCAGGAGAGGCAGGTAGCTGTGACCTTGCTGTCCGAACAGAAGTACTAAAGGCCATCCCCACTTACTGGGAGAGGGACAAGAACTTACCCTGAGGGCCTTGGGGTCCTGCGAGAAGTCCACAGGGTCACATCTCCAGGTGTATCCAGTAAGCCACCCTGCCATCAGGAACTGCAACAAGAGCATCACCATGGTGAGGCCCAACACATCACGCCCTGCACTTCCCAAGCCCTGCACAGAAGGGCAGGGAATAACCTGCAGAAGGGCTCCCCATCACCCACTGAGCCTGCATGCACTGCTTTACACACGCCAGACAAAGCCTACCGCCGCCAACTCACCTCATAGACTATGTAAAGAGAGAGGCCCACCAGAAAGAAGTTGTATAGCACCATGAACTTCTTCAGGTTTAAAGGCTTCCTGTTGGCCATTAGTCGGGGACCCAAGGATAGTACAAAGTAGACATATGCCAGAAGGATGCCCATCACAAGGAACGGGGACTGCATCAGTGGATAATCAGCGATGCGGGGGTCTGCAGAGAGCCACAGTGCAGAGTGGTTAGCATTCTCACCCCAGTCTGCTGCCAGCAATGCTGCTGCCAGGGTGAAGGCAAGGGAATGGCAATCCCGTTCTCCTGAGACAGGAGTGCAGCTCAGGGGGTAGtctgggagcagaggctggtaAAGCCAACCAAACTCAGTAAGGTACAGGCTAAAGCCATGCTGCAGGGCAACCTGGACATCTTCTGCCCACAAGGGCATGAGTGCCCCAAAAGGGCGTGCACACATGCCCTGAGGCAAGACACCCAACAGGCAGCCCAAAAACCTCAGAGCTGCATCTACAccagggaagaggcaggatATAGCCAGACCCAGGCTGCTTCAGGGGTGACAGACCACCCCCTGTGCCTGTGGCAGGAAGGCATGAGCTGGGCAGAGCCACACACTCACCTGCTTTCTTCATGAAGTCCTGATACATGGTCACAATCCCCTCCATGGTGGTGGCAGTATCTGTGGAGAGAGGAAGGCAGATGAGGCAGCTGTTTCCCCAGGAGGGCAGCCTGCAGCGCACAGGGCTGTGGATCAACAGATTTCAAGTACAGCTTCAGAGATACGGTCATGTGTATCTGGCCAGCACTGCTCTCAACTGATCATGCACCAGCATCCACTTTCCAGTGGAGGCACAAGCTCCCCACTTCTTACTAAGCCTGGCCCTgcctccccagctctgctgggaacCTCATCATCCACTCACAGCAGTCCTTCCAAGGCAGGATCCTAACATTTCAAGCTAGCTAGGAAAGCTTCCAACCTGAGCACTGTATTCTCCAGTCCCTTAGCCTTGCTCGTGCTGTACAGGCTCAAGCATTATCACTCATAACCATGATGTTGCTACCAGCCTTGCCACCCATACCCACCTGCACAATGCTCTCTGCCTGACCCTGGTGCAAGATCTTCCAAGGGAGATGCAGAGCTGGCCCACAGTCTCCACAGAGCAGTGCTTTTACAATCAGCTTTGGGTTCCTGCCCGCTGATCATTGCCAGAGAGGCCACAGAGCATCGCTGGCAGACCCGCTGCATGAGGAAGGAAAGCCATCAGTTCAGAAACACCAGTTTCTGGTGCCAGAGTTCCTGGTTTCACATCCTTGCACAAAACTCTCCTGACAAGGACTACCACTCCATAATCCAGCACCTCAGAGGCGAGGTGCAGCTACTTGGCAATGAcatttcctctccccttccagACAGGAGATAGTCTCTGCAGTGGAGAAAGCCGCAGGAGAAGGATGTAAGGCTGCAGGGAGGTAGTCTGGCTCTCTCAACACTTGCTCAGCCTCACAAGCACACACCAGTGATCCAGACAGATGCTCTCCATAAAAGCAGGAAGGGCCCAGGCTCTTGCTACTGCAGGCAGGTTTCAAACGCCCTCACCCAGCCCCCTGTGCTCCCCAGCCCAGAGGGCAGCAGAAGGGAGGCAGAGCACAGGCCTCACCTGACTCACCCATGCGAGGGAAACATCCCCACAGCTGCCTCCAGACACTGCACCTTCCTCCAGAAGGGTGCACGGGAAACACTGCCCACACACAGGCCTGGGGAAACTGTTCCCagcccagttccctcaggagGTTTATTGCTGCCACCACCAGGAAGCATGGAGCCTCTCCCAGACCAGCAGCCAGAGGAACCTCCTTCCCAGTAAGGTCCCAGCTGGGAGCGTCCAGCAGCCACTGCTACCTCAAGCTCTCACCAGCATCACTCCTTCAGCTTCACGGCAAGAGGAAGAGCTCAGCAAAGTCCTCTTTGCTCTAGCTGGGACACAGCTATACAGCTGTGTATACAGACACTACCAAGCACCTACATGTCGGGCCTTGCTGGCAGCAGTCGTCACAGAGGCCTGGCACACAGCATCCTGCCTCACCATTCCCTGCACATCTCTTTAGTGCAGCAACAGTGCTGGCTCTGTGCCTGCCCAGTCATACCCTCTGTGCTCCTCCAAAGCGAGGAGTGCCACCCAACCTCTGCAACAGCAGTGCAGTGGAACAGGTCTTCTCCTTCACCCTCACCCTTCCCAAAGCACCCACTCCTCCAAGCAAGGCTCCAGAGCAGCCTGCACAGCCACACCCCCCCAAGGACAGAGCCTAAAAAGTGTTGCTGTgcttaaaatacacagaaagtgATTCCTCATGCCACCATGGAGGCAGCTGCAACACTAGGGGCAAAGCCCACTCGGGACTGACCCCCACACCTCAGAGGCATCAGCAGAACAGATGCTCATCTTCCCAACCCAATGTTTAAAGGGGTTTAACAGCAAGTAATACTCACTTGTAGTAAGTAATACTTAAGGTCCCAGGCACTGCCAAGGTTATCCACTCTCCACATGCAGCAGGGGCCAGGAAAATGTAGCAGGAACTAGAGCATCCTTGAGAGCCACTCAAGGCTCCAGCTGTGGGAAATGCAGTAAGTACAAGTCCTGAAAGCTGCTGAGCTTTATGTTGCTTTAATGGCTAAGAGCAAGCTCCAAACTTGTCCATCTAGTTTCAGCTTTCAACCACTACATCCAGCTACACCTTTATTTGCTAGATTGAGGAGCCCTCAAGAGTTAGTTCCCAGCACAGGTACCTGACTATTCCAGCTCTGTGTTTATCTTATCGAGCTGAATGAGTCACTCTTACTACAGGTCCAGGGCAGACAGAACTCCTGCAGAGTGCTTGCCTATTTTGGGCAGGCTGGGATGAGAAGATGGTATCAGTCACCCACAAAAGCTCAGAGCTACACCTCACTGCAGCAAAACACTTGTGCTCAGGCACTACAGGTTACTGGGCTGACTGCGAGGCCAGAAGGGCTCCAGCACCACTGGCCAGTGAGGACCCCAGCCCAAAACAATTCCGGGTTCCAGGACACTGGAGACTTGGGTGAGAAGACCCATGGTGACTGACCTGCTGAAGGCTGCGTAGAGCACACAGCAGACAAGGGTCATCCTGGCAGCAGCCCTGAACGCAGACAAGCATCCCACCCAAGTGGTGGAAGCAGCCTGCTTCCACACAGCACGGGCACAGAAGCTCCCACCAGCAACAAGTCCCTCCTACCGCTGTCTTGTGAAGTGCCTCCAGCACTCCATGTGTGCCACAGGGAGACAGGAGGCAATCAACCTGTCCTGACTATGGGCTCTGGGCAAGCATCGCGACCTCTACCAGGGCAGAACTAGCAGAATTATGCTACAGGCCCTTATGAAAAGGACCTGTgcatttcccacagcatccctAGGCAAGATACCCTGCTGCATTCAGCTAACAGAGCAACCACATCTCCAGGGAACCCCCAAAGTCCTTGGGACTCTGCAAGGGCTGGTGTCCACACTGGCATGCTACGTGGTCCTGCATTAGACAGAGGCTGAAGAGTGCCTTGCTCAGCGAGTAGACGCAAGTATGTCTCACCCTCCTCTGTCTCCCAAGGGGCAGCCACTGGCCTTGGGGTGTTGGCAGTCAGGCTGCAAAGGGGGAGTTATAGAGCACAACTAAGCACTACCTTCACTAAGCAGAAGGATGAGAAGTGCACTGTTCTGCCTGAGCCATGATGGCTCCATGCCAACCCTCCTGCTACGGGCAGGGTTTTTCCAGCACAAGCATCTGGGAACCTCAACTCACCTCTGCCATTTCCTCTATGCAGAACGCCAGCACTTGATGTCCCTCTGCCCTTGGACAGGGGTTCACCATCCAGCCAGGCATCTGCTCTTACTGCCCTCCATGCTGCACACTGCAGATGTTTACAGCTCAGTGCTTGGCATCTGTCCCCTTTGCACAGGGGAGACACTCCTTTGACTCCTCCTGGATCCTGATCCTCTTGggcaaggagctgggaggagatggggaacCCAACACTGAACCTTGAACAGCTGAAGTCAAGCCAATAGGCCCAAGCACGCTGAAGCATCAAGAACCCTTGGGGCCCAAACAAACCCTGCACAATACCAAGAGACCTTGCAACacatctccttcctcctctcgCCAACAGAGAGTCACTTCCCCATCTCAGCAAGAAAGTTCCCACTATTCGCAAACCAGAGTATCAAGCCCCGCTCTGCTGCAGCAACCAAGGCTTAGATACTTGCTTACACCAAGCAATGCACACACTGCACATTCCCAACAAGCTATACAGCTATTAATGCAACCTCAGCAAGAACAGCAAGGCCCTTTATAGCCAGCCCACAACATTGTGAGCCACTACAGAGACAAGAGCTCAACCTGGTTAGCTTTGTTAATAGCCCCACCACAGGGCACATTTCTCCCCACACAGCAGCTATCTGCAAGCAACACTCAGTCCCAGCCACCCAACACTCCTACCTCCCCATCAGCTTTCAAATCAGAAATCAGTCTTCTAATAAGTGTGAAAGCAAGCACCCTCATCTCCCCACTACTTAATTACAGGCAGCACCAAAACAGTCTAGTAGGTGGCCATGGAGCTACCACCACAGGGTGAGCTGGCACAGGTCCCTTGCTGAACTGGCTAAAGCAGGCCTGGCCCCTGCAGGTCTCCCAAGAGAGTGGCAATCCTCAAAGGTCAGGCGATAACCAGGTATCAAGCTAACTCACATTCCCGACCCACAGGCTGGCAGCAAGGTCTGACACAGCTCTGAGAAAGATGcatcttcctcccccagctccccaccACAGCCCATTCCTGGA
This genomic window from Strigops habroptila isolate Jane chromosome 8, bStrHab1.2.pri, whole genome shotgun sequence contains:
- the ELOVL1 gene encoding elongation of very long chain fatty acids protein 1 isoform X1, with the translated sequence MWRVDNLGSAWDLKYYLLQRVCQRCSVASLAMISGQEPKADCKSTALWRLWASSASPLEDLAPGSGREHCADTATTMEGIVTMYQDFMKKADPRIADYPLMQSPFLVMGILLAYVYFVLSLGPRLMANRKPLNLKKFMVLYNFFLVGLSLYIVYEFLMAGWLTGYTWRCDPVDFSQDPKALRMVSVAWLFVFSKFIELTDTVIFVLRKKNEQVTFLHLFHHSVLPWSWWWGARFGPGGMGSFHAMINSMVHVVMYLYYGLSAAGPAFQKYLWWKKHITAIQLAQFVIVSVHISQYYFMPSCQYQFPIFVHLIWIYGTIFFILFSNFWYQSYTKGKRLPRVAQQAAQHNGSSIHENGTVTNGKVKAN